The following coding sequences lie in one Clupea harengus chromosome 23, Ch_v2.0.2, whole genome shotgun sequence genomic window:
- the rhot2 gene encoding mitochondrial Rho GTPase 2 isoform X1 yields the protein MKRDVRILLLGEPKVGKTSLIMTLVGEEFPEQVPLRAEEITIPADVTPEKVPTHIVDYSAETEQTDEVLREEIVKANVVCVVYDVTQEETIDKIRTKWIPLVNGGAEKGKKVPIILVGNKSDLRSGSSMETILPIMNQFSEIETCVECSAKNLKNISELFYYAQKAVLHPTAPLYDPEDKQLKPLCVRALSRIFSVSDQDNDRLLSDTELNTFQKSCFGNPLAPQALEDVKTVVWKNTSDGVLDNGLTLNGFLFLNTLFIQRGRHETTWTILRRFGYDDTLDLTDDYLYPQLRVPMGCSTELNHLGHQFLQKIFDKYDEDRDCALSPAEMKNLFSVFPYMPWGNEAYSSVKTNDNNHISLQAFLCQWMLWAYVDAQRCMEYLGYLGYPILTEQESQTTAITVSREKALDLEKGQTQRSVFLCKVIGPKGTGKSSFLQAFLERNLVRPDLSSAAPSPYAINSVQVNNQEKHLILFEVDVEAEFLKASDAGCDVACLMYDTTDPQSFSYCASIYKQHYMDSGVPCVLVSSKADEAEVAQQYGMTPAEFCYKHRLPPPMPFSTLHTGTRIYSKLAWAAMYPHLNGSEMSSTSFWLRVALGTAMVTVLGFALYRSLNRSK from the exons ATGAAACGCGATGTTAGGATACTCCTTCTGGGAGAAC CCAAGGTGGGGAAGACTTCTCTCATCATGACCCTGGTGGGGGAGGAGTTTCCTGAACAG GTGCCACTGCGCGCTGAGGAGATCACCATACCCGCGGACGTCACGCCCGAGAAGGTGCCCACTCACATAGTGGACTACTCAG CAGAGACCGAACAGACTGACGAGGTGCTGAGAGAAGAGATTGTTAAG GCCAACgtcgtgtgtgtggtgtatgatgTCACCCAAGAGGAAACCATTGACAAG ATCAGAACTAAATGGATTCCACTGGTGAATGGGGGAGCGGAAAAGGGGAAAAA AGTTCCCATAATCCTCGTGGGGAACAAGTCCGACCTGCGATCAGGCAGCTCCATGGAAACCATCCTGCCAATCATGAATCAGTTCTCGGAGATAGAGACGTGCGTCGAG tgcTCAGCAAAGAACCTGAAGAACATCTCCGAGCTGTTCTACTACGCCCAGAAAGCAGTTCTGCACCCGACCGCTCCCCTATATGATCCTGAGGACAAACAG ctgAAGCCGCTGTGTGTTCGTGCCCTGAGTCGGATTTTCAGCGTCTCGGATCAGGACAACGACCGGCTTCTGAGTGATACAGAACTGAACACTTTCCAG aaatCATGCTTTGGGAATCCTCTAGCCCCTCAGGCACTGGAGGACGTGAAAACAGTCGTCTGGAAAAACACCAGCGATGGGGTTCTAGACAACGGCCTCACACTCAACG GTTTCCTGTTCCTAAACACACTCTTCATCCAGAGGGGCCGGCACGAGACCACATGGACCATCCTGCGTCGCTTCGGCTATGACGACACACTCGATCTCACAGACGACTACCTCTAcccaca gttgagGGTTCCAATGGGCTGCTCCACAGAGCTCAACCACCTGGGCCACCAGTTCCTGCAGAAGATCTTTGACAAGTATGACGAG gACAGGGACTGCGCTCTCTCTCCGGCCGAGATGAAGAATCTCTTTAGCGTGTTTCCCTACATGCCCTGGGGGAATGAGGCCTACTCGTCGGTCAAGACCAACGACAACAACCACATCTCACTACAGGCCTTCCTCTGCCAGTGGAT GCTGTGGGCGTATGTGGATGCCCAGCGGTGTATGGAGTACCTGGGTTACCTAGGTTACCCCATCCTCACGGAGCAAGAGTCCCAGACTACAGCCATCACAG tgagcAGAGAGAAAGCCCTGGACCTGGAGAAGGGTCAGACGCAGCGCTCGGTGTTCCTCTGTAAGGTGATTGGTCCAAAGGGGACAGGAAAGAGCAGCTTCCTGCAGGCCTTCCTCGAGCGGAACCTTGTG AGACCAGACCTTTCCTCAGCCGCCCCCTCGCCCTACGCCATCAACTCCGTTCAGGTCAACAATCAGGAGAAACACCTCATT ctgtttGAGGTGGACGTTGAGGCAGAGTTCCTGAAGGCGTCAGACGCAGGCTGTGATGTTGCTTGCCTCATGTATGACACCACAGATCCTCAGTCCTTCAGCTACTGTGCCAGCATCTACAAG CAACACTACATGGACAGTGGTGTTCCCTGTGTGCTGGTCAGCAGTAAGGCGGACGAGGCTGAGGTGGCCCAGCAGTACGGCATGACGCCCGCCGAGTTCTGCTACAAGCACCGCCTGCCCCCGCCGATGCCcttctccacactccacaccgGGACACGCATCTACTCCAAGCTGGCCTGGGCCGCCATGTACCc
- the rhot2 gene encoding mitochondrial Rho GTPase 2 isoform X2, translating to MKRDVRILLLGEPKVGKTSLIMTLVGEEFPEQVPLRAEEITIPADVTPEKVPTHIVDYSETEQTDEVLREEIVKANVVCVVYDVTQEETIDKIRTKWIPLVNGGAEKGKKVPIILVGNKSDLRSGSSMETILPIMNQFSEIETCVECSAKNLKNISELFYYAQKAVLHPTAPLYDPEDKQLKPLCVRALSRIFSVSDQDNDRLLSDTELNTFQKSCFGNPLAPQALEDVKTVVWKNTSDGVLDNGLTLNGFLFLNTLFIQRGRHETTWTILRRFGYDDTLDLTDDYLYPQLRVPMGCSTELNHLGHQFLQKIFDKYDEDRDCALSPAEMKNLFSVFPYMPWGNEAYSSVKTNDNNHISLQAFLCQWMLWAYVDAQRCMEYLGYLGYPILTEQESQTTAITVSREKALDLEKGQTQRSVFLCKVIGPKGTGKSSFLQAFLERNLVRPDLSSAAPSPYAINSVQVNNQEKHLILFEVDVEAEFLKASDAGCDVACLMYDTTDPQSFSYCASIYKQHYMDSGVPCVLVSSKADEAEVAQQYGMTPAEFCYKHRLPPPMPFSTLHTGTRIYSKLAWAAMYPHLNGSEMSSTSFWLRVALGTAMVTVLGFALYRSLNRSK from the exons ATGAAACGCGATGTTAGGATACTCCTTCTGGGAGAAC CCAAGGTGGGGAAGACTTCTCTCATCATGACCCTGGTGGGGGAGGAGTTTCCTGAACAG GTGCCACTGCGCGCTGAGGAGATCACCATACCCGCGGACGTCACGCCCGAGAAGGTGCCCACTCACATAGTGGACTACTCAG AGACCGAACAGACTGACGAGGTGCTGAGAGAAGAGATTGTTAAG GCCAACgtcgtgtgtgtggtgtatgatgTCACCCAAGAGGAAACCATTGACAAG ATCAGAACTAAATGGATTCCACTGGTGAATGGGGGAGCGGAAAAGGGGAAAAA AGTTCCCATAATCCTCGTGGGGAACAAGTCCGACCTGCGATCAGGCAGCTCCATGGAAACCATCCTGCCAATCATGAATCAGTTCTCGGAGATAGAGACGTGCGTCGAG tgcTCAGCAAAGAACCTGAAGAACATCTCCGAGCTGTTCTACTACGCCCAGAAAGCAGTTCTGCACCCGACCGCTCCCCTATATGATCCTGAGGACAAACAG ctgAAGCCGCTGTGTGTTCGTGCCCTGAGTCGGATTTTCAGCGTCTCGGATCAGGACAACGACCGGCTTCTGAGTGATACAGAACTGAACACTTTCCAG aaatCATGCTTTGGGAATCCTCTAGCCCCTCAGGCACTGGAGGACGTGAAAACAGTCGTCTGGAAAAACACCAGCGATGGGGTTCTAGACAACGGCCTCACACTCAACG GTTTCCTGTTCCTAAACACACTCTTCATCCAGAGGGGCCGGCACGAGACCACATGGACCATCCTGCGTCGCTTCGGCTATGACGACACACTCGATCTCACAGACGACTACCTCTAcccaca gttgagGGTTCCAATGGGCTGCTCCACAGAGCTCAACCACCTGGGCCACCAGTTCCTGCAGAAGATCTTTGACAAGTATGACGAG gACAGGGACTGCGCTCTCTCTCCGGCCGAGATGAAGAATCTCTTTAGCGTGTTTCCCTACATGCCCTGGGGGAATGAGGCCTACTCGTCGGTCAAGACCAACGACAACAACCACATCTCACTACAGGCCTTCCTCTGCCAGTGGAT GCTGTGGGCGTATGTGGATGCCCAGCGGTGTATGGAGTACCTGGGTTACCTAGGTTACCCCATCCTCACGGAGCAAGAGTCCCAGACTACAGCCATCACAG tgagcAGAGAGAAAGCCCTGGACCTGGAGAAGGGTCAGACGCAGCGCTCGGTGTTCCTCTGTAAGGTGATTGGTCCAAAGGGGACAGGAAAGAGCAGCTTCCTGCAGGCCTTCCTCGAGCGGAACCTTGTG AGACCAGACCTTTCCTCAGCCGCCCCCTCGCCCTACGCCATCAACTCCGTTCAGGTCAACAATCAGGAGAAACACCTCATT ctgtttGAGGTGGACGTTGAGGCAGAGTTCCTGAAGGCGTCAGACGCAGGCTGTGATGTTGCTTGCCTCATGTATGACACCACAGATCCTCAGTCCTTCAGCTACTGTGCCAGCATCTACAAG CAACACTACATGGACAGTGGTGTTCCCTGTGTGCTGGTCAGCAGTAAGGCGGACGAGGCTGAGGTGGCCCAGCAGTACGGCATGACGCCCGCCGAGTTCTGCTACAAGCACCGCCTGCCCCCGCCGATGCCcttctccacactccacaccgGGACACGCATCTACTCCAAGCTGGCCTGGGCCGCCATGTACCc